The Narcine bancroftii isolate sNarBan1 chromosome 6, sNarBan1.hap1, whole genome shotgun sequence genome window below encodes:
- the LOC138737471 gene encoding COMM domain-containing protein 7-like, whose protein sequence is MHKLHFSGETVSDALSSDIQALNKLSNQQFSALTEIIFHFVTEPTESVRLLNELSEFASKNGMSSGPLKNILKNVLLVPYGALKRNLTADHIKADFITLGLGEEKAGCFADQWKLHSTVLSRLALEQTMTVNQLVDMEWKFGVTAGSSELQKVGSIFLQLKLVIKKGNKTEIIYMELTLPQFYNFLHEMEQAKTSLECFG, encoded by the coding sequence ATGCACAAGTTGCACTTCAGTGGAGAGACGGTGTCGGACGCTTTGTCCAGCGATATCCAGGCACTTAATAAACTCTCCAACCAGCAATTTTCAGCATTGACAGAAATAATTTTCCACTTTGTAACAGAACCCACAGAGTCAGTACGATTACTAAATGAGCTAAGTGAGTTTGCCTCAAAAAATGGAATGAGTTCAGGCCCATTGAAGAACATTCTGAAAAATGTCCTGTTGGTTCCTTATGGTGCCTTGAAAAGAAATTTGACAGCTGATCACATCAAAGCTGATTTCATTACTCTTGGACTAGGTGAGGAGAAGGCTGGATGCTTTGCAGATCAGTGGAAATTGCATTCTACAGTACTGTCAAGACTGGCACTAGAACAAACAATGACAGTCAACCAGTTGGTAGATATGGAATGGAAATTTGGAGTGACTGCAGGCAGCAGTGAGCTTCAAAAAGTTGGTAGTATATTTTTGCAGTTAAAGTTGGTGATCAAGAAGGGAAACAAAACTGAAATTATTTACATGGAGTTGACTTTGCCACAATTCTATAACTTCTTGCATGAAATGGAACAAGCCAAGACTAGCCTTGAATGTTTTGGTTAA